The Fusobacterium sp. JB019 genome has a segment encoding these proteins:
- the dpaL gene encoding diaminopropionate ammonia-lyase, producing the protein MELLKWIKNEKSRDKNYKKEALFGFEDEVISEVYDFHKTLPNYKPTPLVDLESLAKYYGVKKVWLKDESKRFGLNAFKVLGGSYAMGKYLSERLNRPMAELPFNVLVSEEIKNQLGEITFVTATDGNHGRGIAWMANKLKQRSIVYMPKGSAIMRLENIRKEGAEATITELNYDDAVRLANDKALSTGGVMVQDTAWDGYEEIPLWIMQGYTTIINEIIEQLDGDKPTHVFLQAGVGSFAGAIQGYLAHLYGEDRPITVICEPHGANCIYKSMEANDGNPHNVTGDLKTIMAGLACGEPNTISWKILRDNSDFSVSCEDSISARGMRVLSSPLGNDKRVISGESGSVGLGLFTVLSDNKEEYKEFLNELKLDENSKVLCISTEGDTDLEGYKNVVWNGMCSNK; encoded by the coding sequence ATGGAATTATTAAAATGGATAAAAAATGAAAAGAGTAGAGATAAAAATTATAAAAAGGAAGCTTTATTTGGTTTTGAAGATGAAGTCATAAGTGAAGTGTATGATTTTCATAAGACTTTACCTAACTATAAGCCAACTCCTTTAGTTGATTTAGAGAGTCTAGCTAAATATTATGGGGTTAAAAAAGTTTGGTTAAAAGATGAATCAAAAAGATTTGGACTAAATGCTTTTAAAGTTTTAGGAGGATCTTATGCAATGGGAAAATATTTAAGTGAAAGATTAAATAGACCTATGGCAGAGCTTCCGTTTAATGTATTAGTTTCTGAGGAGATAAAAAATCAACTTGGAGAAATTACTTTTGTCACTGCAACTGATGGAAATCACGGAAGAGGAATAGCTTGGATGGCAAATAAATTAAAACAAAGATCAATTGTTTATATGCCAAAAGGATCGGCTATTATGAGACTTGAAAATATTAGAAAAGAAGGTGCAGAAGCAACAATAACAGAGTTAAATTATGATGATGCAGTAAGACTTGCAAATGATAAAGCTTTATCTACTGGTGGAGTTATGGTTCAAGATACAGCTTGGGACGGATATGAAGAAATTCCATTGTGGATAATGCAAGGGTATACAACTATTATAAATGAAATAATAGAACAATTAGATGGAGATAAACCAACTCATGTATTTTTACAAGCTGGGGTAGGATCTTTTGCAGGAGCTATTCAAGGATATTTAGCTCATTTATATGGAGAAGATAGACCAATTACAGTAATATGTGAACCTCATGGAGCAAATTGTATATATAAATCAATGGAAGCTAATGATGGTAATCCTCATAATGTAACTGGAGATTTAAAAACAATAATGGCAGGTCTTGCATGTGGTGAACCTAATACAATAAGTTGGAAAATATTAAGAGATAATTCAGATTTTTCAGTTTCTTGTGAAGATAGTATTTCAGCAAGAGGAATGAGAGTATTATCTAGTCCATTAGGAAATGACAAAAGAGTTATTTCAGGAGAATCAGGATCAGTTGGATTAGGTTTATTTACAGTGTTATCAGATAATAAAGAAGAGTATAAAGAATTTTTAAATGAATTAAAACTTGATGAAAATTCAAAAGTTTTATGCATAAGTACAGAGGGAGATACAGATTTAGAAGGATATAAAAATGTTGTATGGAATGGAATGTGTTCTAATAAATAG
- a CDS encoding sigma 54-interacting transcriptional regulator — protein MELLNNAIDDIKKYAETISQVINIDVEIMSRDLVRIAATGVLKNKVGLNMSSEAHVYKMVLKTGETKIITSPRQDPICETCPSKNTCSEKLEISTPIMYKNTPIGVIGLICFEEEQKKQFMQKKTSYIKFLIQMASFISSKIYEVNKNKEIEYNNKILANIIDRIPDSIILTNDDDKIELINEPGKELFDSEAHSKLKSDNIIPLFDKKEFNLISQNRNHIVVGDIIKFPTDYGKSKTLYIFQESNKFMTYINNLKSNLNNNFIFSSNEMSTVYSKISKITKTDTTTLLTGESGVGKEVIAKLIHSSSNRTNEPFIAVNCGAIPESLIESEFFGYVKGAFTGANPKGKIGFFEQANNGTIFLDEIGDMPLNLQVKLLRVLQEKVISPIGSNHPKNINIRIIAATNKNLEELVRKHEFREDLYYRLNVFPIFIPPLRERPKDIKDLTIFFVKKYCEDSGILEKTISKEVINIFLKYNWPGNIRELKNIIEYSLTISDSFDHTITPKDLPPKLIYSINNNSIKTLAEIEKDAISNLLIKYGNSSKNKEEIANILGIGIATLYRKIKQYNLK, from the coding sequence ATGGAACTATTAAATAATGCAATTGATGATATCAAAAAATATGCTGAAACTATATCTCAAGTTATAAATATTGATGTAGAAATTATGAGTAGAGACTTAGTTAGAATAGCTGCCACAGGGGTTTTGAAAAATAAAGTTGGCCTAAATATGAGCTCTGAAGCTCATGTTTATAAGATGGTCTTAAAAACAGGAGAAACTAAAATAATTACTTCCCCAAGGCAAGACCCTATTTGTGAAACCTGTCCTTCTAAAAACACTTGTTCTGAAAAGCTTGAAATATCAACACCTATAATGTATAAAAATACTCCCATTGGAGTTATTGGACTTATTTGCTTTGAAGAAGAGCAAAAAAAACAATTCATGCAAAAGAAGACCTCTTATATTAAATTTTTAATACAAATGGCCTCTTTTATTTCTTCTAAAATTTACGAAGTTAACAAAAATAAAGAAATTGAATATAACAATAAAATTCTAGCTAATATAATAGATAGAATTCCGGATTCTATTATCCTTACAAATGATGATGATAAAATTGAACTTATTAATGAACCTGGAAAAGAACTTTTCGATTCTGAAGCTCACTCTAAATTAAAATCAGATAATATTATCCCTTTATTTGACAAAAAAGAATTTAATTTAATCTCTCAAAATAGAAATCATATTGTTGTAGGAGATATTATTAAATTTCCTACTGATTATGGAAAATCAAAAACTTTATATATTTTTCAAGAATCAAATAAATTTATGACATATATCAATAATTTAAAAAGTAACCTAAATAATAATTTTATTTTTTCTTCTAATGAAATGAGCACTGTTTATTCTAAAATTTCTAAAATAACAAAAACAGATACTACAACTTTATTAACAGGAGAAAGCGGAGTAGGAAAAGAAGTTATCGCTAAATTAATACATTCTAGCAGCAACCGAACTAATGAACCTTTTATTGCTGTTAATTGTGGCGCTATTCCTGAATCTTTAATTGAAAGTGAATTTTTTGGTTATGTTAAAGGAGCTTTTACTGGAGCCAATCCAAAAGGTAAAATAGGTTTTTTTGAACAAGCAAATAACGGAACTATATTTTTAGATGAAATAGGAGATATGCCTTTAAATTTACAAGTTAAATTGCTTAGAGTTCTACAAGAAAAAGTAATCTCTCCGATTGGTTCTAATCATCCTAAGAATATAAATATAAGAATTATTGCTGCAACTAATAAAAACTTAGAAGAACTGGTTAGAAAACATGAATTTAGAGAAGATTTATATTATCGGTTAAATGTTTTCCCTATTTTTATACCTCCTCTTAGAGAAAGGCCCAAAGATATTAAAGATTTAACTATTTTCTTTGTTAAAAAATATTGTGAAGATTCTGGAATTTTAGAAAAAACTATTTCCAAAGAAGTAATAAATATATTTTTAAAATATAATTGGCCAGGAAATATTAGAGAATTAAAAAATATTATAGAATATTCTTTAACTATATCTGATTCTTTTGACCACACTATTACTCCAAAAGATTTACCGCCTAAATTAATTTATTCAATTAATAATAATTCTATTAAAACTCTCGCAGAAATAGAAAAAGATGCTATTTCAAATTTATTAATAAAGTATGGAAATTCCTCTAAAAACAAAGAAGAAATTGCAAATATTTTAGGAATTGGTATTGCAACTTTATATAGAAAAATAAAGCAATATAATTTAAAATAA
- the asnA gene encoding aspartate--ammonia ligase encodes MGYENKLSLFETEVSIKKVKDFFQQSLAYELNLTRISAPLFVSEASGLNDDLNGYERAVAFDIKTVPGNFAVIHSLAKWKRMALKKYEFPMHAGLYADMNAIRRDEDELDPLHSIYVDQWDWELIIKKEERNMHFLKKTVKNIFRALQKTEEYINREYPLLNKKLPEDIFFITSQELEDIYPSLTPKEREDAIAKKYKAVFISQIGKALKSGEKHDGRAPDYDDWDLNGDLLVWYEPLEKAIELTSMGIRVSEESLAKQLEIAGATERKELPFHKALLNKELPYTIGGGIGQSRICLFFLEKIHIGEVQASIWPKEMIKHYEKHGIKFL; translated from the coding sequence ATAGGATATGAAAACAAGTTGAGTTTATTTGAAACTGAAGTTAGTATTAAAAAAGTTAAAGATTTCTTCCAACAATCTTTAGCCTATGAATTAAATTTAACTAGAATATCTGCACCTTTATTTGTAAGTGAAGCTTCTGGACTTAATGATGACTTAAACGGTTATGAAAGGGCTGTAGCCTTTGATATTAAAACTGTTCCTGGAAATTTTGCTGTAATTCATTCATTAGCAAAATGGAAAAGAATGGCATTAAAAAAATATGAATTTCCTATGCATGCAGGTCTTTACGCCGATATGAATGCTATCAGAAGAGATGAAGATGAGTTAGACCCTTTACATTCTATATATGTTGATCAATGGGATTGGGAACTTATTATAAAAAAAGAAGAAAGAAATATGCATTTTTTAAAGAAAACTGTAAAAAATATTTTCAGAGCTCTTCAAAAAACCGAAGAATATATTAATAGAGAATACCCTCTTTTAAATAAAAAATTACCAGAAGATATTTTCTTCATAACTTCTCAAGAGTTAGAAGATATTTATCCTAGTTTAACTCCAAAAGAAAGAGAAGATGCCATTGCTAAAAAATATAAAGCGGTATTCATCTCTCAAATAGGAAAAGCTTTAAAATCTGGTGAAAAACATGATGGTAGAGCACCTGATTATGATGATTGGGATTTAAATGGAGATTTACTAGTATGGTATGAACCATTAGAAAAAGCTATAGAATTAACTTCTATGGGAATTAGGGTTAGTGAAGAATCTCTTGCTAAACAACTTGAAATTGCTGGAGCTACTGAAAGAAAGGAACTTCCTTTCCATAAAGCTTTACTAAATAAAGAACTACCTTATACAATAGGTGGAGGAATAGGACAATCTAGAATTTGTTTATTTTTCTTAGAAAAAATTCATATTGGAGAAGTACAGGCTTCTATCTGGCCAAAAGAAATGATTAAACATTATGAAAAACATGGAATTAAATTTTTATAA